From Pan troglodytes isolate AG18354 chromosome 11, NHGRI_mPanTro3-v2.0_pri, whole genome shotgun sequence, the proteins below share one genomic window:
- the PTGDS gene encoding prostaglandin-H2 D-isomerase: MATHHTLWMGLALLGVLGDLQAAPEAQVSVQPNFQQDKFLGRWFSAGLASNSSWLREKKAALSMCKSVVAPAADGGLNLTSTFLRKNQCETRTMLLQPAGSLGSYSYRSPHWGSTYSVSVVETDYDQYALLYSQGSKGPGEDFRMATLYSRTQTPRAELKEKFTAFCKAQGFTEDTIVFLPQTDKCMMEQ, encoded by the exons ATGGCTACTCATCACACGCTGTGGATGGGACTGGCCCTGCTGGGGGTGCTGGGCGACCTGCAGGCAGCACCCGAGGCCCAGGTCTCCGTGCAGCCCAACTTCCAGCAGGACAAG TTCCTGGGGCGCTGGTTCAGCGCGGGCCTCGCCTCCAACTCGAGCTGGCTCCGGGAGAAGAAGGCGGCGTTGTCCATGTGCAAGTCGGTGGTGGCCCCTGCCGCGGATGGTGGCCTCAACCTGACCTCCACCTTCCTCAG GAAAAACCAGTGTGAGACCCGAACCATGCTGCTGCAGCCTGCGGGGTCCCTCGGCTCCTACAGCTACCGGAGTCCCC ACTGGGGCAGCACCTACTCCGTGTCAGTGGTGGAGACCGACTACGACCAGTACGCACTGCTGTACAGCCAGGGCAGCAAGGGCCCTGGCGAGGACTTCCGCATGGCCACCCTGTACA GCCGAACCCAGACCCCCCGGGCTGAGTTAAAGGAGAAATTCACCGCCTTCTGCAAGGCCCAGGGCTTCACAGAGGATACCATTGTCTTCCTGCCCCAAACCG ATAAGTGCATGATGGAACAATAG